Within the Pan troglodytes isolate AG18354 chromosome 2, NHGRI_mPanTro3-v2.0_pri, whole genome shotgun sequence genome, the region ACACATTTTCTGTATTAATCCTCCCAACCACCCTAGAAAGTAggtacagtcagccctccatatctgcAGGTTtcacatctgcagattcaactAACCAAGggttaaaaatattcagaaaaaaaaatgatacaaatttacaaatatatagtataacaactatttacatagcatttatattgtattgggtattataagcaatctaaagatgatttaaagtatacagaaggactgtgtaggttatatgctaatattatgccattttatataaggtacTTTAGCAACCTTGGAATTAGCAGGGGGTCCTGAATCCAATCCCCCATAGCTACAGCTGTATTATTATTAATTCCATTTTGTaattaaggaaactgaggcaagagtcATAAATAACTTGTAAAAATAACACAagaagtggtagagccaggatttgataCAAAAATCAGTCTGATTCTACCTACCAACAATATCTAGGTCTTTATACGATCTAAAGGCAGTAACAACAAGTAAATTAATGGTAATTATAAATGACCTGTCTTATAGGGCTGTTGAAGAATATACATAAAGCACAAAGCAGAGAATCTAAAGGTAGTTTTAATTATCATAAATCTCTCATCAACATGGGAAGAAAACCTGATGACCTCACAaaacatgccattccattttccAATAATATTCATTATTAGAAATGCATTCATATCAATCTTGACCAAACTTTACACCTTTTGGTGCTGGTTTTGCTTTCTGGAACTTCTTATGTGTTTTTCTAACTTACTTTCTTTCAAACTCTCCTAGTAATAAACTGCTTGCTACACATTCTCTTTATAAAACTGAATACCTACCTCTTATTCAACCTTTTCTCTTACAACATGGTCATTCTTCTGGGCAAGTCCCTATAGCcctgaaaactgaggctcaaatcTGAAGACAGTATTTCATGGGCTGCCTGACCATCAGGGAATAGGCTGTTCCTAATAAATACTTTCATCTTTTTTGACATCTACCCTTTTGTTACTATCACCTAAGACTGGATAAACACTTTTGACAGGCCTGACAACTCACTGACTCATTCAGAGCTTGCAGTAAACTTTTTTCACATATACTTATCTGAACTCAAGCAGTGGAAAGTGTTTAATTCAAATATAGGAATGTATAAGTTATCTCAactaaatttccttttattaaatGGGCCCATTAATAACATCTTTTGAAGGTCTAGATCCCATCATCCAATGAAGTAGTTGGCCCTGTCAACTTCAAATCATTTGAAATTTGGTAAGCATGTATCTAACTTCTAAAATATCAACAGAATAGAGTTCACTGGATACTGTTAGAGATTTTATTTCACGTTGGCACAATCTACTAACTCATCTTATTCCAAAAACATAGtccaaaaagagacaaataaaattatctttgttcCCCCAACTGTCCTGGTGAAATCAAAGTACTCACAGGTCCTAAGGAGATCAATCCCGCTATTGTGGTTTCCGGGATCAACAAATTTCTCCATGAACTGCTCAGTTAGTGTGAAACTCACACATTTTGTGACCACATCAAATGACTCTGGAACAAGAACAATTGCCTgttgttttaattataaacatttaacaAAAATCTCTTTCAGTAATTATTCTCTGAAGTAAAAAGTAAAGGATGTTTCCAGAGGGGTCAGCAACTTCTCTGGCCCTGACTGACACACAGGTTTCATAGATGTCCAACGGATGCCACTGGTTCTCAGTGGCAGGCTGAAGAGATAGgcacaaggaagaaaataaagtggaAGCAGTAAAATGAATGGCAGAATAGCTATGTAGAAAGCCtaggaagaaggggagggaacAAAGACTGAAATGAATAGGAATGTTGATCTTCTCATGCAACCGTGCTTTACCAACCATATCCCCATCTCAGGGAATGCCAAATCCACACTTCCAGTTCCTCAGACCAGAAACTTTAGAGTAATTCTTGTACATTTACACTCCATCAGGAAATCCCAGGAATTCTTCCTTCAAACTATGTCCAGAATCCAGCTGCTGCTCAGTGCTACCATTCTGGTGTGAGTCATAATCATCACTTAACCTGAATTACTTCTATAGCCTCCTAACCATAGTCTTCTAGTTCCCACCTTTGTCTGCTGCCTCTGTTCTCACAACAGCCAGGGTGACCAGATCATGGCTCAGCACTGTATTTGGAGTCAACACCAAAGTTCTCATTCTGCCTAGAGTCCTCCAGGATTTGCCCCAGTCCCACTCCCAAAGTAGGTCTTTAACAGCATACCCAACTTCCCGTCTCTCCCTCCATTCCAGCCCAGTGGCTTCCTTACTGGTCCTTGAATATTTCAGGCATGCTCCCGCCATAGAGCCTTTGCAGTAGATGTCCTTTCCAACCTAAATGACTTCCTCCCCATTTACCCATATGGCCAACTCTTTTGTCTAGTCTTTAACTACATTCTTTACTCAAGTGGTGTCTTCTCAATGAGACCTACTTTAAGTATCCTATTGAAAATCATAACCTATGGCCACCAATATTCCTTTTCCCACATATTTCCAAATCCCTTTTGTGTTCTATTTTGCCATAGCACATGTCATCTTTTAACATACTGAATaattatttattctgtttatacTGTTATATTCTGTTCACTGCCTGTCATCCTTTATCAGAATGCTAGCTCCCCAGGAGTAAGGATTTTGTTCTTTCCTGATGTTCTCCCAGCTAAGAGGCCCTGGAACATGGAGACATGcaataaattatttgtttaatgaatgactAAATGGTAACACTCCAATTCCAACTCCAATTTCAATATCAAGTGCTCCTGTAACCTCATAAGTCAAACTGAACATTTTACAATGAATTTTAACcaactttctctcctttccttccaaattatctttgtttccaGATATAGTGACATATTATCATCCTTTTGAAATTTCATAACTCAAGCCTGTTCTGCTATGATTTGAATACAATGCTTCCCCACTAAGGGGCCAACAGAAGTAGTCATAAATAAACTGTAAAGTTGTTCCTTACAAAGAGTTCTAAAGCTACCATTTTAATAACTGGAAATTAAAATCTTTAAGTGTTAAATAAGAATGCCTgtaaaataaacctaaaaatctagttttgggttttttttttttttaacttctgtaaTACAAATTTCTTAACCTACCAACTCTGCATCAAGATTGTTGTAAAACAGTCTCATAATTACACAGATTAAATGTAGAGCTGGTCAAATTACAACCTCTAAGACACACGGGCAAATGATAGATATGTATTATAATACAGCTAACCCATAAAAGGACAAttttttgagttgattttcgATGGTAGTCCTTTTACTAgttaccaaatatttttaaaagtctttcgaTGTACTTTTCCAACTATTTCTTTATAACATGTGTTAGAGTAATGAAAAGTATTTTAATGAGtgagtaaataagaaaaaaaaaagccattaagGCTTTCCCAAGATAAGAAAAGTTCCTCATCCAACCAATATTGATGAGTACCATGGTAATGCAAAGAAGTTGGGGAGAGAAGGCAGTAGAAAGAGAAGATACACGATTTATTTCTTTAAGGAGAGAGAGAACCAACAAACCTGCTTACATGTAATTGGGCAATCATTACGTCGTTTTGTCTATTATTAACCAGGTGAAGAAGACAGAagttaaaataagagaaataccTGTCCTTTCTGGTGGGCTATACCAATGCATGTTTTTGGGTATGGTGATACACCGTCTCCACAATCCCACTGTGCCATTGTATCGAAAAAGTGCATCATTATAAGTCTTTTCATCTGCCTCATCACTAATGAATTCATCCCAGATGCTTTTATTCAAATCACTGGAATTTTCTTGAACTGGACTTCGATATTCATACCAGAAGTCTGTGCCAATGGAGGCTGCCATGTAGATGGTGGAAATGAGGCTAAGCACACAAGCAATTACAAATGCTGTAGCAAAACGGTTATCCATTCTGGCATTCAGACTGCTCtgtttaaaagttgaagaaagaagATAAGTTAGACTTTACGGACAAATAAGaaagattattttgaattattccaAATGCACCCTTTACCCAATTCCCCATCCCTTCGTACATATAaccattaagaattttttttagaaagcaAGCATGTTTTTAATTAAGCTTAAAACAAAACTCATTCTCATAAAAGTACTTATTGAATGCTCACATACCCAGGATGCTACGGAGACAGAGGTCTTGTTCTCTAGTCTATCACCTGCATACTAAAACAGACAACACTGAAATGGACATACACATTACAGATACAAACAATAGACATGCCCATGGTCAGCAGTGTACCGTGCACACATTTTAAATTACAGACTGAATTTTTGCACGAGCTGCAGAGGATTAAGTGTTCTGGGTTTGAGTGTTAAAAAGGCACAGGAAAAAGAAGCAGTGGAAATTGGCTTCTCCCAGTTTCCTCTGAAGAGGGAAGCCTCCTAAAACAAAGGTAAGAGTCAGGAGCCATACGGAAAACAGAGTTGAAGATGTTTGTTAACCCCGAGGGAAAGGTTGTTCTAGGTGTATAAAATAGCAAAGAGAACAATAACATGTAATAATGCTAGATAGCAATCTCTCCCTAATCCATTAAAGCTAAGCCAAGCTTCTTTACGCTGCCAAATGCTTCACTCCTATCTACTCTCCCGATTCCTTATACTTCTGAACCTTCTCAACAGAAATCTTGCTCTCTCCCTAAATCCTAAGTGCAACATACGTCCGCAAAAACTAAATGATCCCTCCTCAGCCAGACAGAAAACTCTCAACATATCAACACTCCCAAGGCGTGGACAGGGCTCAACGGCAGTAGTAAATGGCCGCGGTAAAATGACTCAAGGCGGATCGCGCTGAGTCAAATACTACACGGCAAGTATACACCGTGACCGCACCAAACACCTTACAAAGGTGCATGAAAACAGACTCGCAAACTGGGGTTGCTGAGTTTGGAAAATGGGAAGTGACTCAGGAAAGATAAGAGCAATGACAACGAAAACTCAAAAAGTTggatttgtattttgattttttaaaaatccccccTTCATCCAGGTGCTCTCAAATGACCTTAAAGGGTCCCAGCACTGGGAACGGCGGTTCGTCCAAGCCGGACGCCTGCAGCAGCCACCTCCTGGGCCTCACGGCAGGGCCGGAGAAGGCCAGGGCTGGGGCGGGGCAGCCGTGCTCGGCCCCGGGCCAGGGTCCCCCGGTACCCGACCAGGCCCCGCCCTAGAGGGCTCGGCCCTGGGACAAATCCGCCGCTCGGAACCCGCCCAGCCCGACCACGCTCGGGAAGGGGGCTCCTGTTCAAACCGCCGGGAACATGGAACCGCGACGCGACCCCTGCCCGGCGACGCAGGTCCCGCTCACTCACCGCCCATCCTCCTGCTCCGCCAGCTTCACCCTCTAGCTCAGACCACAGCACCCTACTCTCCCCGCGCCTCCTCTGACGCACTTCCCTGCAGAGCCCGCCCCCTCCATAACTCCCGCGCCTCCGCCCGCCCCCACTCCGGGCCGGGCCGCGGCCCGGGGCCGAGGGGCCTTGTGGGAGTTGTAGGAGGGACAGACTGAAAGCTGTCTGAGGCGGCGATAGGCATTCCTGGCGCCGCGCGCGGCGCATTGTGGGAGATGTAGTTCAGCTCCTCAGGGCAAGCCGGTACGCAGAAGGGAAGTCTAGGCTGTTGGATTCTTGCATtttagggaggaagggagaatggTCCAGAAAGTAAAGCGGGCCTGTTTCCGGTCATCTCGAGTCAGTGACCGTGACTTGTATAACTTAGATCTGACTTTTAGGCCTGTGCTTTCCCTATCACACCACCCTGCCTCTAGATCTAagtataaatgaacaaaaatgggATTCTACTTGTGAAACGTTGACCCATTTTATTTCCCTCTCCCAGAATCCCTCCCATTGGAGCAGAGCATCCTTCTGGTTTTATTGCATAAGTTTAGGCTAAGAAGTATGTGACCTGGCAGACAGTATCCATCAAGAATGTAATGATATTATTTGGGtttcataaaatgtgtttgtaGCTGCCTTCCTTTTATGACAAGTGATACTAGTTTTCTACTGCAGCAATGTTGttccttttaaattcttttcacttaatttaaaaactattaagtTAATAATACTGAGGATACCAGATAtgtcaaaaaatgaataaaaaattgtgGGTATAGTAGGAAAAAGACTGAAATTTGGGGAACATCACTCAAGCAGATAAGGTCATGGACAGCATTGGAGATTGCAGATGATGTGTGGCACAGGGGCAACAATGATTCTGAACCCTCAGGTTTAACACAGAAATTCATGGACAGGAAGCAGGGACATCTTAACAATAACATGAGTGGAACCATTAACGTGGCCTGGGACCAGCAAATGGTGGATTTCTCAACAGTAACCGACAGAGAAAGCTGACTCAAGGACCAGAGGGGCTCTCAAACCCCTACTCTGTCCCCTAATGCCTTGTAATTTAGCATAGGAGAAAGATGGGAGCTGCAAGTTGATATTAAATTTCTACCACTTTGACAGATTAAAGGCATGATATGTTTCTCTATCTCTACTTACATTTCTTTGACCTGAGTGGGTGAAACTGATATTCATATGCAGCACATAATAAGGTAGTAGCCAAATATATTCAAACATGACTCTGGATTTTCATATACagcatataataaaaaaaaaaatttgtcagaGGCACCAACTAGAGAAAGTGGCGGAGAGGCACAGGCAAATTGTCAATGTGTAGTAAGACACATAAATGCCCTTATACTCCAGGAAATGTCTTCATCCATTGGCCTTCATTAGAAATCCCCTATTTtccgccgggcgtggtggctcacgcctgtaatcccagcactttgggaggccgaggcggcagatcacgaggtcaggagatcaagaccatcctggctaacacggtgaaaccccgtctctactaaaaatacaaaaaaattagccaggcgtgttggtgggctcttgtggtcccagctacttgggaggctgaggcaggagaatggcatgaacccgggaggcggagcttgcagtgagccaagatcacgccactgcactccagcctgggcaacagaacaagactctgcctcaaaaaaagaaattccccaCTTTCAGATTTACCTCTCCACTGAGATCATGTGGTCAGTAAACCAGGCAAAAGATAAGtttaaaggagagagaagaaacaacTTCAGTCTACAGATAAAGGAACTAGAGAGAGTAACTGACTTGGTAGCAAACTTGGATATTAGAGTAACTGACTACCATGGTAACACACTTGAATATACTCATTTTGTGACTTTGGAGAATTAACCTTCTTTAAGTCTCGGTTGTCTTTTCTCCAAAATATGGATGTTGACAGTAGCATCTATCCCACATGATCATTGTGAAGATTGAGAAAAACATATAAAACGCCCAGCACAGGACCTGAGGTTTAGGAAAGAATCATTAAGTTATtagtatttgcaaatatttgttgaatataatATTTGAGTAAGCTTAGTGagaacagtctttttttttttttttttttttttgtattctattaCAGTTCAAATCAGTGTGGCTGGTTCATTTCAACTCCTTCACTACCAAACTAGGAGGCAGGGACTGGCTTCAGTatttctgccttctctttttcACTGATGACCAGGGTATAAAGATATCTGCTGCATCGAACTTTAAACTTCACATTGTCCTTATTTTTCTTGATCTTGACAGATTCAGCATCCTTTCATCGGGCTGTGAACAGAAAGTCCTTGATTTCCTCAATTTTCGGATGCATGGCGACAAGGCACGCAGGGAGCCGGCGCGGACCGGGACAGCGAGCGGCGCCCGGGAAAAACAGGACGGAAAAAGACAGACAGCTTTTAAAGCTCCTGGATTAACCCTAGAGGCTACCCCTA harbors:
- the CLDND1 gene encoding claudin domain-containing protein 1 isoform X1, whose product is MDNRFATAFVIACVLSLISTIYMAASIGTDFWYEYRSPVQENSSDLNKSIWDEFISDEADEKTYNDALFRYNGTVGLWRRCITIPKNMHWYSPPERTESFDVVTKCVSFTLTEQFMEKFVDPGNHNSGIDLLRTYLWRCQFLLPFVSLGLMCFGALIGLCACICRSLYPTIATGILHLLAGLCTLGSVSCYVAGIELLHQKLELPDSVSGEFGWSFCLACVSAPLQFMASALFIWAAHTNRKEYTLMKAYRVA
- the CLDND1 gene encoding claudin domain-containing protein 1 isoform X2; this translates as MDNRFATAFVIACVLSLISTIYMAASIGTDFWYEYRSPVQENSSDLNKSIWDEFISDEADEKTYNDALFRYNGTVGLWRRCITIPKNMHWYSPPERTESFDVVTKCVSFTLTEQFMEKFVDPGNHNSGIDLLRTYLWRCQFLLPFVSLGLMCFGALIGLCACICRSLYPTIATGILHLLADTML
- the CLDND1 gene encoding claudin domain-containing protein 1 (The RefSeq protein has 1 substitution compared to this genomic sequence), which produces MDNRFATAFVIACVLSLISTIYMAASIGTDFWYEYRSPVQENSSDLNKSIWDEFISDEADEKTYNDALFRYNGTVGLWRRCITIPKNMHWYSPPERTESFDVVTKCVSFTLTEQFMEKFVDPGNHNSGIDLLRTYLWRCQFLLPFVSLGLMCFGALIGLCACICRSLYPTIATGILHLLAGLCTLGSVSCYIAGIELLHQKLELPDSVSGEFGWSFCLACVSAPLQFMASALFIWAAHTNRKEYTLMKAYRVA
- the CLDND1 gene encoding claudin domain-containing protein 1 isoform X3; translation: MGGDRLENKTSVSVASWSSLNARMDNRFATAFVIACVLSLISTIYMAASIGTDFWYEYRSPVQENSSDLNKSIWDEFISDEADEKTYNDALFRYNGTVGLWRRCITIPKNMHWYSPPERTESFDVVTKCVSFTLTEQFMEKFVDPGNHNSGIDLLRTYLWRCQFLLPFVSLGLMCFGALIGLCACICRSLYPTIATGILHLLAGLCTLGSVSCYVAGIELLHQKLELPDSVSGEFGWSFCLACVSAPLQFMASALFIWAAHTNRKEYTLMKAYRVA
- the CLDND1 gene encoding claudin domain-containing protein 1 isoform X4, which codes for MPNLSSLNARMDNRFATAFVIACVLSLISTIYMAASIGTDFWYEYRSPVQENSSDLNKSIWDEFISDEADEKTYNDALFRYNGTVGLWRRCITIPKNMHWYSPPERTESFDVVTKCVSFTLTEQFMEKFVDPGNHNSGIDLLRTYLWRCQFLLPFVSLGLMCFGALIGLCACICRSLYPTIATGILHLLAGLCTLGSVSCYVAGIELLHQKLELPDSVSGEFGWSFCLACVSAPLQFMASALFIWAAHTNRKEYTLMKAYRVA